The Streptomyces sp. ALI-76-A nucleotide sequence AACACCACGGCCGCGCGCCACGCCCGGCGCTTGTGGCGCTTGAGCCCGTGGGCGAGCAGCAGCAACAGGACGCCGACGCTGAGCGAGAGGGCCGCCGCGAACGGGCCGAGCGCGCCGGGCAGTACCTCCGCCAGGGTGTGCATACGGCTGTGCCGGAAGCGCGGGAAGACGCCCGCGGCGATGTCCAGCAGGCCCACGAGGGCACACGCTGTGCCGACGAGGGCGGGTACGGCTTCGGGGCGCGGGCCACGGAGTACGCGCCCCACCCGGTGTGACCGGGCCGGAACCGCACCCGGAGTGTCCTCATCTGTCCTGACAGGCATCGCATCCCGTGGTTCCGCGAGAGAGCTTGGATCCGGTGCCTATTCGGGCATCCGGCGACATTGCGCCCTCTAGGACGGTGTCTTGAGGGGAGAGGTTCACCTCATGTCTCCCAAGGCGGTCCCAAGGCCGGGGAAAGGGGACGCGACCCATGAGTGCCGAGTTCCGTGCCCCCGGTGATTCCTGATGACATGTGAAGGTCGCGAGATGGCTGTGTTTTTACGGCCCGGGCACCATGATTCGCCTACGCGCGGTAAGTTTCTGGCCATGCCACGTGGACGTCACCGTCATTCCCCGCCCTTGCACAGGCTGCTCCCCCCGTCGGCGATCGCAGGCGTCTCTCTTGTCTGCGCCTTCGGCCCCTGGGTGTTCACGGAGACCACGGTGCTCCGTGGTCTGGCCGCGGCAGCCGCGGCGACGGCGATCATCGGCGCGGTCGTCCTGCGCCGCTGGGACATCCAGGCGGGCAAACAGGTCGCCGACCTCACGCGCGCGCGTGCGGGCGACGAGTGGCGCTTCGAGGAGCGGGTCGCCGAACTGGAGGCCGACCTCGAGGAGTCGCGCGAGCTGCGGATCAAGCTGGAGCAGCGGCTGCGGGCGAAGCGGTCGGAGCTGGCGGGCCTGCGCAACGAGCACGCGGCGCTGCTGCGGCGGTACGCGACGGCGGAGACCGAGCGGGCGAGCGCCCTGGAGGGCCGCCGTCTGCTGGAGATAGAGACGTCGGTCCCGACCCCCGCGCTGCTGCCCTCACCGGCGGCGCCCGTGACGGAGGCGGGGGCTGTGGCTGCCCCGGCCGTACCGGAACCCGGGACCGACGAGGCGGCGCAGGACGCGCGGGCCGAGGAGAGCGCGGAGGAGACGTCCGCGGAAGAGACGCCCGCGGAAGAGACGCCCGTGGCTCGCACGGTCTTCTCGCCGGAGGGCTCCCAGCTGTTCCTGCGCGCGAAGGGCGCACTCGCGCGCTTCGACGAGGACGGCAGCGGCGCCGGCCAGGACGGTGACGGCGACCACGGCGCCGGTGACGGCGGCGGCAAGGGTCATGGCGGCGGCAAGGGCAACGACAGCGGAGGTACGGGGAACACCGAGCCGCTGGACTCCCCGACGCCCGAGGCCGCCGCGTCCGCCGAGATCCCGGAGCCGGTCTCCGAGGTCTCTGAAGCCCCCGACGCCTCCGAGGCCCCCCAGTCCGTCCCCGACGCCCGCGAGCCCGCTGCGGGAGCTCCCGGAACCTCCGAGGCTCCCGCGGCTTCCCAGGGCCCGGCATCCCCCGAGGCCCCGGAGCCCGCGAAGGCACCCCGGCCCGAGCAGCGCACCGACGACGGCGAGCCCAGGAGCGCCACGGACAGCGGGTCCCAGGACGCCGCCCAGCGCGCCCTCGAGGGCGCGCCCCCGCACCCGGTCGCCGACGAGCCGGTGACCGCCGGTTCCGCCCGGGGTGCCACGGCCGGTGTCGCCGAGGGCAGTCAGCCGGAGGCCGCGCAGGAGGACGAGGCGCAGGGGAAGCCCGAGGCGGTCGACGAGCACGCGCGCGCGACCGCCACCCCTTCGGCCAGAGCGACCCAGCCCGCCCAGCAGCCCTCCGGGCACTTCATAGCGCCGACCGCGGTGGCGGTCGTCCCGCCGGCACCCGCGCGGCGTCTCGCCGTCGAGGGCGGCTTCGACTTCTTCGGTACGAAGCAGGGGGCCACGCCGGCCGCACTGGCGGCCGTGCAGAACGAGGACCTGGCCGACGTGGTCGGCCAGGAGGCGCTCGCCCTCCACAAGGCGGAGTCCGAGGCGGAGTTCAAGCCGGCGGACCAGGAGTCGCGGGGTGTCGGTCAGGTCATCGACCTGACGGCACACGACGAGACGGAGCAGATCGACATGCAGGGGCTGCGGAGCGCGGTGTCCTAGTGCCGCGACGGGCCGTCGGCCCCGTCGACGGCGCCCGGCATGCTCCCCACCGCCTCAAGGGCGCGCGAGGTGCTCCCGCTCGCCGCACCGGAGGCCGCTCCCTGACGGGCGAACGCCGCCCGCCGTGGCACCGGCCGCTTTCGAGGCTGTCGAGCGGATCTCCGTGCCGCACGGGCCGAGGCGAACCCGCCGTGCCCGCGGTCAGGACACCGTCCAGTGGTCAGGACACCGTCCAGCGGTCAGGACACCATCCAGCGGTCCGGCCGTGCGTCCTTGCGGCCCGTCCGTGACCGCTCCGCCTGTCCCCGCAGCAGCTCGGCCGCCTCCTGGGCGTCCCGCAGGCGGGCTGTGACCGTCTTGCCGGCCCCTGTGTCCACGTGCACGTCGGCGACCCGCCACAGGCGCTGCCAGGGCCCTTGGGCGAGCCGTACGCTCTGCACCTTCGCGTGGGGCACGAGCGACAGGCTCCGCCGCAGCAGTCCTTCCCGGGCGGCGAACACGCCGTCGCTGACCGCGAGTCCGTAGCCGCGCCACCACAGCGGTACGCATCGCCGGGCCCGCCGGGGGGCCGGGGACAGCGCCGACGGCGGCGGCACGGTCACTCCGGGCAGCACGCGCGCCACGATGGCCTCGGCGACCGCCCGGGGAGCGACCGGTACCAGCACCGAGTTGGACGACCCGGCCACGTCCAGTTCCACCCGCACCCAGCCTCCCCCGCTCCCGTCGCCGGCCGGGGCGGGGGACTTCCACCGCCGCCACAGCAGCGGCTCCACGATCCGTACGGTCTGCACGCGTCCCGGTGGCACCGTCTCGTGCGTACGGTCGAGCAGCCCGTGGTCGATGCGCAGTCCGTCCGGCGACTCGCCCACCGTCCAGTCGTACTCGGTGACGAACCGTCCCACGCTGCTCGCGCCGGCCGCGCCCAGCAGCGGTACCCCGGTCGCGAGGACCGTCCACAGGCTGTGGGTGGTCAGCCACAGCACCGACGGCACGACGAACGCGGCGACCAGGGTGCCCCACGTCGCGCCGGTCAGGAGCAGCGAGACGGCCAGGACACGCGGCGGTACGCGCAGCAGCTCGCGGGAGGGCGCCTCGCCGACCTCGTGCGCCGTCTCGGGCGCGAAACCGGCGGCGCGCGCGAGGAGTTCGGCGCGCAGCGCACGCGCCTCGCCCTCGCCCAGGAAGGAGAGCTCGTCCTTCTTGTCCGTGCCGATGACGTCGAGCTTGAGTTTCGCGACGCCCGCGACCCGCGCGAGCAGGGGCTGGGTGATGTCGACGGCCTGGATCCGCTCCAGCCGGATGTGCGCCGTCCGCCGGAACACCAGGCCGGTGCGGATGCGCAGTTCGGTCTCGGTCACCGCGAAGTGGGTGAACCACCAGGTCAGGAAGCCGTAGAGGGCGGCGGCCGGGATGAGGACGGCAAGGGCGACCAGCAGGGTGGTGGTCGTCAGCCGGGTCAGCTGGCGCTGCGCCTGGTCGGGGTCGTGCACGGCCCACCCGATGAGCACGGCGACCGGTGCCCACGCCCGCCTGAGCGGGGTTATGGGATGCAGCCGGCGCTCGACCAGGGGCCGCTTGCCGGGTACCTCGTCGGCGCCGGGCGTCGTCACAGCCCCGCCGATCGGGCTTCGCCGAGCTCGGTGAGCCGGTCGCGCAGCCGTTCCGCCTCGGCCGGGTCGAGCCCCGGGATGGTCGCGTCGGTCGCCGCGGCGGCGGTGTGCAGCTGCACGCTGGCCAGCCGGAAGTGGCGTTCGACCGGCCCGGAGGTCACCTCGACCAGCTGCATCCGCCCGTACGGCACGACGGTCTCCTCCTGCCACAGCACACCCCGGCTGATCAGCAGGTCGTCGGCGCGTTCGGCGTACCGCCAGGAGGCCCAGTTGCGGCCGAGCAGTACCCACCCCCAGGCCGTCAGGGCCAGCGGCAGCAGGGCGAAGGCGGCCCAGGCCGGACTGGCGAGCAGGTACAGCAGCACGGCCAGCCCCACGGCCAGCAGCCCCAGCCACACCACCAGCAACAGCCGTCGCATGGTCAGCAGTCTCGGCGGCAGCCCGGTCCACACCGGCTCGTCCCCCGTCGTCCCCGTGTCCGCCGCGCTCCCCGTCTCCATGTGGCCAGCGTACGTAGGGGAGACTGTGTGCATGACTCCTACGACGGAGACCATGGTCGGAATCGGCGGCGCCGCCGAGAGCACCGACATGGTGCTCAACATCGGGCCCCAGCACCCGTCCACGCACGGCGTGCTGCGCCTCAGGCTGGTCCTGGACGGCGAGCGGATCCAGCACGCGGAGCCGGTGATCGGCTATATGCACCGCGGCGCGGAGAAGCTGTTCGAGGCGCGTGACTACCGTCAGATCATCATGCTCGCCAACCGCCACGACTGGCTGTCGGCGTTCTCCAACGAGCTGGGCGTGGTCCTCGGGGTGGAGCGCATGCTCGGCATGGAGGTGCCCCCGCGCGCGGTGTGGACCCGCACCCTGCTCGCCGAGCTGAACCGGGTGCTGAACCACCTGATGTTCCTGGGCTCGTATCCCCTGGAGCTGGGCGGCATCACGCCGGTCTTCTACGCGTTCCGCGAGCGCGAGGTGCTGCAGAACGTCATGGAGGAGGTCTCCGGCGGGCGGATGCACTACATGTTCAACCGGGTCGGCGGCCTCAAGGAGGACCTGCCGGCCGGATGGGCCACGCGCGCGCGTGCCGCCGTCGCCGCCGTGCGCTCCCGCATGGACCGCTTCGACGACCTGGTGCTCGGCAACGAGATCTTCCGGGGGCGCACGCGGGACGTGGGCGTCCTCAGTCCCGAGGCCGTGCACGCCTACGGCGTGAGCGGGCCGATCGCGCGCGCCTCGGGCGTCGACTTCGACCTGCGCCGCGACGAGCCGTACCTCGCGTACGGGGAGCTCCAGGACACGTTGAAGGTGGTGACCCGGCAGGAGGGCGACTGCCTCGCCCGCTTCGAGGTCCTGCTGGAGCAGACGCACAACGCGCTCGACCTGGCCGACGCCTGCCTCGACCGGCTCGCCGGCCTGCCGCCCGGTCCGATCAACCAGCGGCTGCCCAAGGTCCTGAAGGCACCCGAGGGCCACACGTACGCGTGGACCGAGAACCCGCTCGGCATCAACGGCTACTACCTGGTCAGCAAGGGGGAGAAGACCCCCTACCGGCTGAAGCTGCGCTCGGCGTCCTACAACAACATCCAGGCGCTCGCCGTGCTGCTGCCGGGCACGCTGGTGGCGGACATGGTGGCGATCCTGGGGTCACTGTTCTTCGTGGTCGGGGACATCGACAAGTAGGCCGTCCAGCGGTGCGTCCGGGGCTCCCGACGGGATCCCCACCGGCTGGAGCAGCCAGCCGAAGTCGCCGAGCCCGCCCCGCGCGGTGAGTTCGGCGGCCTCCCCGGCGCCCGCGAGGGCGCGCAGGTAGGCGGCGGGGTCCGTGGACGCCAGCGAGAGCGGGGGGCGTTCCCCGGTGATGCCCAGGCATGCCAAGGCGTCGCGCTGCGCCACCACACGCCCTCCGGGGAGCGCGCACGCGTCCAGGGCGACATGCGCCGTGATGTCGCAGGACCCGTCCGGTACGGGCGCGACCTGACGCCCCTCCCGGAAGCCGGTGAGGGTGCCGGACGGGGGGCGGGTGTCCGCCGTGTGCGCGTAGTCCACGGCGACCGCGAGCCCCCGCTCGACGGAGGCGACCGCCGCCGCCCACGCGTGGTCCCTGGGCAGCCCGATCTCCGCCCGCAACCCCTCCTCGGCCGCCAGTGGCCACCACCGGGCCAGCCACCGCGCCGGTGGCCCGGAGACCGGCTCCCCGAGCCGCTCGCGGCCGTCCTCCCGTACGAGCACCAGCCGCGGTACGCCCGCGGGGTCCACCTCGGCGACCTCCACGGGTACGTTGTCGAGCCACTCGTTGGCGAACAGCAGCCCGGTGATCCCCTTCGGGGGCTCGGCCGACCACTCGATCCGGTGATCGAGGCGCGCGGGGCGGCCGGCGATCTCGACGGCGTACCCGCGCGCGCGGGCGGCCACCTCGGCGGGCAGGGCGGCGAGCACCCCGGCGACCAGTTCGCCCCGGCCCGCGGCCATGTCGACGAAGGCCAGCTCCGCGGGCCGCCCCAGCGCCTCGTCGACCCGGCACAGCAGCCCGGCCACCGCCCCGGCGAACAACGGCGAGGCGTGCACGGACGTACGGAAGTGCCCGGCCGGCCCTTCCGGCCTGCGATAGAAGCCGTCCGGCCCGTACAGCGCGGCCTCGGCCGCCGCCCGCCAACCGCGCCACATGCCCGCTTTCTCCTCCGTCACGCCGTCAGGTTAGGCGTACTGGGGAACGGAGCCTCCACCTTGCGGAGTACGCGCACGGCGTACGGATCGATCCTCCGGTTGACCCCTGCACGCATCCGGCTTCCCTACGCTGGGTTACGTGCAGCGCCTCTATGACTTCCTTCGCCGGCACCCGACATGGGTCGACAGCTTCTGGGCCGTTGTCCTGCTCGGGGTCTCGGTGGCCAGCGAGGAGGCACGTCAGGCCGTCCAGGGCACTGACTCCCCGGCGCTGGTCCTCCCGGTCATCCTCCTGTTGTGCCTGGTGATCGCACTGCGCCGGCGCATCCCGGAGAAGATGCTGCTGCTGGCCTGCGCCCTCGGACTCGCCCAGCTCGTGCTGGACGTGGAGACGAGAGCCGCCGACTTCGCCCTGCTGGTGATCGTCTACACCGTGGCCGCGTCGGGCGCCCGCTGGGCCTCCCGCCTCGCCCTGGGGGTGGGTCTGTGCGCGGCCCCGCTGGCGCAGTTGCGCTGGCCGAGTGACGACACCGGCGTCCTGGGCAACGTCGCCATCATGGTCTTCCAGACGGCGCCGTTCGCGCTGGCCTGGGTGCTCGGCGACTCGATCCGCACCCGCCGTGCCTACTTCGCGCAGCTGGAGGAGCGGGCCGCGCGTCTGGAGAAGGAGCGCGAGGCGCAGTCCAAGGTGGCGGTCGCCGCCGAACGCGCCCGGATCGCCCGCGAGCTGCACGACGTCGTCGCGCACAACGTGTCGGTGATGGTGGTGCAGGCCGACGGCGCCGCCTACGTCCTCGACGCCGCCCCCGACCAGGCGAAGAAGGCCCTGGAGACGATCTCCTCCACCGGCCGCCAGGCCCTCGCCGAGATGCGCCGCCTGCTGGGCGTCCTGCGCACCGGCGAGCACCAGGAGGGCGGCGAGTACGTTCCGCAACCCGACGTGGAGCAGATAGAGGACCTCGTCGAGCAGTGCCGGTGCTCCGGCCTGCCCGTCGACTTCAAGATCGAGGGCACCCCCCGCCCGTTGCCCAGCGGCGTCGAGCTGACCGCGTACCGCATCGTGCAGGAGGCGCTGACCAACACGCGCAAGCACGGCGGCCCGAACGCCGGTGCGAGCGTCCGGCTGGTGTACTTCGACGACGGTCTCGGCCTGCTCGTCGAGGACGACGGCAAGGGCGCCCCGTCCGAGCTGTACGAGGAGGGCGGCGCCGACGGCCGGGGCCACGGCCTGATCGGCATGCGCGAGCGGGTCGGCATGGTCGGCGGCACCCTGGACGCGGGCCCGCGTCCGGGCGGAGGATTCCGCATCAGTGCGCTGCTGCCGCTCAAACCAGCGCACTGACGCCGACGCACGCCCCCTGTTGACACCTGTAACGCCCCCAGCCGGCCACGATCCACCGATCCATGGAAGAAGGACCGATGACGATCCGCGTGATGCTCGTCGACGACCAGGTGCTGCTGCGCACCGGGTTCCGGATGGTGCTCGCCGCCCAGCCGGACATGGAGGTCGTCGCGGAGGCGGGTGACGGCGTCGAGGCCCTTCAGGTGCTGCGCGCGACCGCGGTCGACGTCGTGCTGATGGACGTCCGGATGCCGAAGCTGGACGGGGTGGAGACCA carries:
- a CDS encoding PH domain-containing protein — its product is MTTPGADEVPGKRPLVERRLHPITPLRRAWAPVAVLIGWAVHDPDQAQRQLTRLTTTTLLVALAVLIPAAALYGFLTWWFTHFAVTETELRIRTGLVFRRTAHIRLERIQAVDITQPLLARVAGVAKLKLDVIGTDKKDELSFLGEGEARALRAELLARAAGFAPETAHEVGEAPSRELLRVPPRVLAVSLLLTGATWGTLVAAFVVPSVLWLTTHSLWTVLATGVPLLGAAGASSVGRFVTEYDWTVGESPDGLRIDHGLLDRTHETVPPGRVQTVRIVEPLLWRRWKSPAPAGDGSGGGWVRVELDVAGSSNSVLVPVAPRAVAEAIVARVLPGVTVPPPSALSPAPRRARRCVPLWWRGYGLAVSDGVFAAREGLLRRSLSLVPHAKVQSVRLAQGPWQRLWRVADVHVDTGAGKTVTARLRDAQEAAELLRGQAERSRTGRKDARPDRWMVS
- a CDS encoding PH domain-containing protein — protein: METGSAADTGTTGDEPVWTGLPPRLLTMRRLLLVVWLGLLAVGLAVLLYLLASPAWAAFALLPLALTAWGWVLLGRNWASWRYAERADDLLISRGVLWQEETVVPYGRMQLVEVTSGPVERHFRLASVQLHTAAAATDATIPGLDPAEAERLRDRLTELGEARSAGL
- a CDS encoding NADH-quinone oxidoreductase subunit D; this translates as MTPTTETMVGIGGAAESTDMVLNIGPQHPSTHGVLRLRLVLDGERIQHAEPVIGYMHRGAEKLFEARDYRQIIMLANRHDWLSAFSNELGVVLGVERMLGMEVPPRAVWTRTLLAELNRVLNHLMFLGSYPLELGGITPVFYAFREREVLQNVMEEVSGGRMHYMFNRVGGLKEDLPAGWATRARAAVAAVRSRMDRFDDLVLGNEIFRGRTRDVGVLSPEAVHAYGVSGPIARASGVDFDLRRDEPYLAYGELQDTLKVVTRQEGDCLARFEVLLEQTHNALDLADACLDRLAGLPPGPINQRLPKVLKAPEGHTYAWTENPLGINGYYLVSKGEKTPYRLKLRSASYNNIQALAVLLPGTLVADMVAILGSLFFVVGDIDK
- a CDS encoding SAM-dependent methyltransferase; this encodes MWRGWRAAAEAALYGPDGFYRRPEGPAGHFRTSVHASPLFAGAVAGLLCRVDEALGRPAELAFVDMAAGRGELVAGVLAALPAEVAARARGYAVEIAGRPARLDHRIEWSAEPPKGITGLLFANEWLDNVPVEVAEVDPAGVPRLVLVREDGRERLGEPVSGPPARWLARWWPLAAEEGLRAEIGLPRDHAWAAAVASVERGLAVAVDYAHTADTRPPSGTLTGFREGRQVAPVPDGSCDITAHVALDACALPGGRVVAQRDALACLGITGERPPLSLASTDPAAYLRALAGAGEAAELTARGGLGDFGWLLQPVGIPSGAPDAPLDGLLVDVPDHEEQ
- a CDS encoding sensor histidine kinase, whose translation is MQRLYDFLRRHPTWVDSFWAVVLLGVSVASEEARQAVQGTDSPALVLPVILLLCLVIALRRRIPEKMLLLACALGLAQLVLDVETRAADFALLVIVYTVAASGARWASRLALGVGLCAAPLAQLRWPSDDTGVLGNVAIMVFQTAPFALAWVLGDSIRTRRAYFAQLEERAARLEKEREAQSKVAVAAERARIARELHDVVAHNVSVMVVQADGAAYVLDAAPDQAKKALETISSTGRQALAEMRRLLGVLRTGEHQEGGEYVPQPDVEQIEDLVEQCRCSGLPVDFKIEGTPRPLPSGVELTAYRIVQEALTNTRKHGGPNAGASVRLVYFDDGLGLLVEDDGKGAPSELYEEGGADGRGHGLIGMRERVGMVGGTLDAGPRPGGGFRISALLPLKPAH